Proteins encoded together in one Mus musculus strain C57BL/6J chromosome 16, GRCm38.p6 C57BL/6J window:
- the Tmem191c gene encoding transmembrane protein 191C isoform X1: MQAEDLRQGAQRTEEAWASFQEQSGVLQELQGKVMEAAAALEATRGGSEPWNSEPRPVQDCAGSLMEEVARADCEKRLFGGTGAGSLRLWALSALQTLLLLPLGFLVLPLIYVVLAKPDAVGPGLQSLGSDAVFRRLRYTLSPLLELRARGLLPA, encoded by the exons ATGCAGGCAGAGGACCTGCGGCAG GGTGCGCAGCGGACAGAAGAGGCCTGGGCCAGCTTCCAGGAGCAGAGTGGAGTCCTGCAG GAGCTGCAGGGGAAAGTGATGGAGGCAGCAGCTGCGCTGGAGGCTACGCGCGGTGGCTCGGAACC GTGGAACTCAGAGCCTCGTCCGGTGCAGGACTGCGCGGGCTCACTCATGGAGGAGGTGGCCAGGGCTGACTGC GAAAAGCGACTGTTCGGTGGTACAGGCGCGGGAAGCCTCAG GCTGTGGGCGCTGAGCGCACTGCAGACGTTGCTGCTGCTCCCGCTGGGTTTCCTGGTGCTGCCGCTGATTTACGTGGTGCTGGCGAAGCCTGACGCCGTTGGCCCGGGGCTCCAGAGTCTCGGCTCTGACGCGGTCTTCCGCCGGCTGCGCTACACGCTGTCGCCTTTACTTGAGCTGCGTGCGCGCGGATTGCTGCCTGCCTAG
- the Hic2 gene encoding hypermethylated in cancer 2 protein, translated as MVSGPLALRWCPWAGHRDMGPDMELPSHSKQLLLQLNQQRAKGFLCDVIIMVENSIFRAHKNVLAASSIYFKSLVLHDNLINLDTDMVSSTVFQQILDFIYTGKLLPSDQPSEPNFSTLLTAASYLQLPELAALCRRKLKRAGKPFGPGRVGTAGIGRPTRSQRLSTASVIQARFPGLVDVRKGHPAPQELPQAKGSDDELFLGTSTQESTHGLGLGGPAGGEMGLGGCSTSTNGSSGGCEQELGLDLSKKSPPLPPTTPGPHLTPEDPAQLSDSQRESPAPTSTSALPVGNSASFVELGATPEEPMDVEGAEENHLSLLEGQGGQPRKSLRHSARKKDWNKKEPVAGSPFDRRETGSKGSCPGEEGEGTGDRVPNGVLASSAGGGGPSASYGEQSFPCKEEEENGKDGSEDSGQSGSEGGSGHTGAHYVYRQEGYETVSYGDNVYVCIPCAKGFPSSEQLNAHVETHTEEELFIKEEGAYETGSGGAEEEAEDLSTPSAAYTADSRPFKCSVCEKTYKDPATLRQHEKTHWLTRPFPCNICGKMFTQRGTMTRHMRSHLGLKPFACDECGMRFTRQYRLTEHMRVHSGEKPYECQLCGGKFTQQRNLISHLRMHTSPS; from the exons ATGGTTTCTGGGCCCCTGGCACTCCG GTGGTGCCCGTgggcagggcacagggacatgGGGCCAGACATGGAGCTTCCCAGCCATTCAAAACAGCTCCTGCTACAGCTGAACCAGCAGAGGGCCAAGGGCTTCCTGTGTGACGtcatcatcatggtggagaaCTCTATCTTCCGGGCCCACAAGAATGTCCTGGCTGCTAGCAGCATCTACTTCAAGTCCCTGGTCCTGCATGATAACCTCATCAACTTAGACACAGACATGGTCAGCTCCACTGTGTTCCAGCAGATCCTGGACTTCATCTACACAGGCAAGCTCCTGCCCAGTGACCAGCCATCTGAGCCAAACTTCAGCACTCTACTCACTGCTGCCAGCTACCTCCAGCTGCCTGAGTTGGCAGCCCTCTGTCGCCGCAAACTGAAGCGAGCTGGCAAGCCCTTTGGCCCTGGACGAGTGGGTACTGCTGGCATAGGGCGACCAACCCGCAGTCAGCGGCTGTCCACAGCCTCTGTCATCCAGGCTCGATTTCCAGGGCTTGTAGATGTGCGTAAAGGACACCCTGCTCCCCAGGAGCTCCCTCAGGCCAAAGGCTCAGATGATGAGCTTTTTCTGGGCACCTCCACTCAGGAGAGCACACACGGCCTGGGCTTGGGGGGTCCAGCTGGTGGGGAGATGGGCTTGGGGGGCTGCAGCACCAGCACCAATGGGAGTAGTGGGGGCTGTGAGCAGGAGCTGGGCTTGGACCTGTCCAAGAAGAGCCCACCCTTACCTCCTACAACCCCTGGCCCCCACCTCACACCCGAGGACCCAGCCCAGCTGAGTGACAGCCAGCGAGAGTCACCCGCACCCACATCGACCTCTGCCCTGCCTGTCGGCAATAGTGCCTCATTTGTTGAGCTGGGGGCCACTCCTGAGGAGCCCATGGATGTGGAAGGGGCTGAGGAAAACCACCTGAGTCTGCTGGAAGGACAGGGTGGGCAGCCTCGCAAGAGCCTCCGGCATTCAGCCCGCAAAAAAGATTGGAACAAAAAGGAACCTGTGGCTGGGTCCCCCTTTGATAGGAGAGAAACAGGATCTAAGGGTTCCTGCCCAGGGGAAGAAGGTGAAGGGACTGGGGACAGGGTTCCCAATGGCGTTCTGGCTAGCAGTGCTGGTGGAGGTGGCCCCAGTGCATCGTATGGGGAGCAGTCATTCCCctgcaaggaggaggaggagaatggcaAAGATGGGAGTGAGGACAGTGGGCAGAGTGGGAGTGAGGGGGGCAGCGGCCATACTGGCGCCCACTATGTATACCGGCAGGAAGGCTATGAGACAGTGTCATATGGGGACAATGTTTATGTGTGCATCCCCTGTGCCAAGGGCTTCCCCAGCTCTGAGCAGCTCAATGCTCACGTGGAGACACACACGGAGGAGGAGTTATTCATCAAGGAAGAAGGGGCTTATGAGACCGGCAGTGGGGGTGCCgaggaggaggctgaggaccTGTCAACACCTAGTGCAGCCTACACAGCTGACTCTCGTCCTTTCAAGTGCTCAGTTTGTGAGAAGACCTACAAGGACCCAGCCACACTGCGGCAACACGAGAAGACACACTGGTTGACCCGTCCGTTCCCCTGCAacatttgtggaaagatgttCACACAGCGAGGCACTATGACACGCCACATGCGGAGCCACCTGGGCCTGAAGCCCTTTGCCTGTGATGAGTGTGGTATGCGTTTCACTCGCCAGTACCGCCTCACAGAGCACATGCGTGTGCACTCAGGTGAGAAGCCCTATGAGTGCCAGCTCTGTGGAGGCAAGTTCACCCAACAGCGCAACCTCATCAGCCACCTGCGCATGCACACTTCCCCTTCCTAG
- the Tmem191c gene encoding transmembrane protein 191C — protein sequence MTEPQEQLLQLQKDNRDGRLRKQELEELVRGLEAESESLTGRLEELRERERSLQRRRSQASRAIRGEACEAARERAERARGLLEAAEQHRQDLEQHNRKLQEQWEELSSQLFYYGGEQLSQQRAEQQLGNQLVALQKHLELAEAKFSMQAEDLRQGAQRTEEAWASFQEQSGVLQELQGKVMEAAAALEATRGGSEPWNSEPRPVQDCAGSLMEEVARADCEKRLFGGTGAGSLRLWALSALQTLLLLPLGFLVLPLIYVVLAKPDAVGPGLQSLGSDAVFRRLRYTLSPLLELRARGLLPA from the exons ATGACTGAGCCGCAGGAGCAGCTGCTGCAGCTGCAGAAGGACAACCGAGATGGCCGCCTGCGGAAGCAGGAGCTAGAAGAGCTGGTGCGTGGGCTGGAAGCCGAGAGCGAGAGCCTCACCGGGCGCCTGGAGGAGCTGCGGGAGCGCGAGCGCAG CCTGCAGCGGAGACGAAGTCAAGCATCACGAGCCATTCGAGGCGAGGCATGTGAGGCGGCACGGGAGCGTGCGGAGCGGGCTCGTGGGCTGCTGGAGGCGGCGGAGCAGCACCGGCAGGACCTG GAGCAACACAATCGGAAGCTGCAGGAACAGTGGGAGGAACTGTCCAGTCAG CTTTTCTACTATGGAGGGGAGCAGCTAAGTCAACAGCGAGCGGAGCAGCAACTAGGGAACCAGCTTGTGGCGCTGCAG AAACATCTGGAGCTGGCGGAGGCCAAATTCAGCATGCAGGCAGAGGACCTGCGGCAG GGTGCGCAGCGGACAGAAGAGGCCTGGGCCAGCTTCCAGGAGCAGAGTGGAGTCCTGCAG GAGCTGCAGGGGAAAGTGATGGAGGCAGCAGCTGCGCTGGAGGCTACGCGCGGTGGCTCGGAACC GTGGAACTCAGAGCCTCGTCCGGTGCAGGACTGCGCGGGCTCACTCATGGAGGAGGTGGCCAGGGCTGACTGC GAAAAGCGACTGTTCGGTGGTACAGGCGCGGGAAGCCTCAG GCTGTGGGCGCTGAGCGCACTGCAGACGTTGCTGCTGCTCCCGCTGGGTTTCCTGGTGCTGCCGCTGATTTACGTGGTGCTGGCGAAGCCTGACGCCGTTGGCCCGGGGCTCCAGAGTCTCGGCTCTGACGCGGTCTTCCGCCGGCTGCGCTACACGCTGTCGCCTTTACTTGAGCTGCGTGCGCGCGGATTGCTGCCTGCCTAG